In Quercus robur chromosome 11, dhQueRobu3.1, whole genome shotgun sequence, the following proteins share a genomic window:
- the LOC126707340 gene encoding 3-ketoacyl-CoA synthase 15-like, with translation MAMEQEQFSTEIVNGGLDNSGPNAGSFYFYVKVRPRLPDFLSSVNLKYVKLGYGYLLSHSFYFLVAPVLLVILGVELRKFTWEDFHQKCELTDALFIVGLLGLILYIYLDLTPRSTYLVDFACYRPPNELKISKEEFIELARKSGNFNDAAIEFQQRALKNSGIGNETYLPRVIFSPNQKITLKDGREEVGEIMFGAIKDLFAATKIKPKDIRILVVNSGSLNTTPSLSSMVVNHFKFNHNIHSFNLGGMGCAAGIIAIDLAKDLLLAYPGAYALVVSAEAVTYSWYKGNEPDMLLPNCFFRMGAAAMLLSSFRLDRWRSKYELKQLVRTSKAMDNRSFKSIHLREDAEGRQGISVSKDVIEVGGHALKANITTLGPLVLPVSEQLHFFTNMLFKKEKAKPYIPDYKLAFNHACILAASKKVLDEIQKNLELTEEYMEASRKTLERFGNTSSSSIWYELAYLEANSKVKNGDRIWQIAFGSGFKCNSVVWKALRNVGKPKLSPWIED, from the exons ATGGCAATGGAGCAAGAGCAATTTTCAACAGAGATTGTGAATGGAGGTCTTGATAATTCGGGGCCAAATGCCGGGTCTTTTTATTTCTACGTGAAGGTCCGGCCTAGATTGCCGGATTTTCTTAGCTCGGTTAACCTGAAATATGTGAAGCTTGGTTATGGTTATTTGCTTAGCCACAGCTTTTATTTCTTGGTTGCACCAGTCCTCCTGGTGATCTTGGGTGTTGAGCTAAGAAAGTTCACATGGGAAGATTTTCATCAGAAGTGTGAACTTACAGATGCTCTCTTTATTGTGGGATTATTGGGTttaattctatatatttatCTCGATTTAACACCTCGGTCTACTTATTTGGTTGATTTTGCTTGTTATCGCCCACCGAATGAGCTTAAG ATCTCAAAGGAGGAGTTCATTGAGTTAGCAAGAAAATCAGGCAACTTCAATGATGCTGCCATTGAATTTCAGCAGCGAGCACTCAAAAATTCTGGAATAGGCAATGAGACCTATTTGCCCCGTGTAATTTTCAGCCCCAATCAGAAAATAACCCTAAAAGATGGCCGAGAAGAAGTAGGTGAAATCATGTTTGGTGCAATAAAGGACCTTTTTGCAGCCACCAAAATTAAGCCAAAGGACATAAGAATTCTTGTGGTGAATAGTGGCTCACTAAATACTACTCCATCCCTTTCATCAATGGtagtaaaccattttaagtTTAACCACAATATTCATAGCTTTAACCTTGGTGGCATGGGTTGTGCTGCTGGAATTATAGCTATTGATCTAGCTAAAGACCTTCTACTTGCATATCCGGGTGCATATGCTCTAGTAGTGAGCGCAGAAGCTGTAACTTACTCTTGGTACAAAGGTAATGAACCTGACATGCTCCTTCCAAATTGCTTCTTTCGAATGGGGGCTGCAGCCATGTTGCTCTCAAGCTTTCGCCTTGATCGATGGCGCTCCAAGTATGAACTCAAGCAG CTGGTTCGAACTAGCAAAGCCATGGACAATAGGAGCTTCAAAAGCATACATTTAAGAGAAGATGCAGAAGGAAGGCAAGGTATCTCGGTGAGCAAAGATGTGATTGAGGTGGGAGGCCATGCACTGAAGGCAAACATCACCACTCTTGGTCCACTAGTCCTACCTGTTTCTGAGCAACTTCATTTCTTCACCAATATGCTCTTTAAGAAGGAGAAAGCCAAGCCTTACATCCCTGACTACAAGCTTGCTTTCAACCATGCTTGCATATTGGCAGCAAGCAAGAAAGTGCTGGACGAGATACAGAAGAACTTGGAGCTCACTGAGGAGTACATGGAGGCATCAAGGAAAACTTTGGAGCGATTTGGGAACACTTCAAGTAGTAGTATTTGGTATGAATTGGCGTACTTGGAAGCAAACTCAAAGGTCAAGAATGGTGATAGAATTTGGCAAATCGCTTTCGGGTCAGGGTTCAAGTGTAATAGTGTTGTTTGGAAGGCACTTAGGAATGTTGGGAAGCCTAAGCTGAGTCCTTGGATTGAGGATTAA